The Ziziphus jujuba cultivar Dongzao chromosome 7, ASM3175591v1 genome includes a region encoding these proteins:
- the LOC107423716 gene encoding peptidyl-prolyl cis-trans isomerase CYP18-1 isoform X2, with protein MSVTLHTNLGDIKCEIFCDEVPKSAENFLALCASGYYDGTIFHRNIKGFMIQGGDPTGTGKGGTSIWGKKFNDEIRESLKHNARGILSMANSGPNTNGSQFFISYAKQPHLNGLYTVFGKVIHGFEVLDLMEKDNVIYWYLCCYRLKQDQEIDLLQRSG; from the exons ATG tCGGTGACTCTGCATACAAATCTTGGCGATATCAAGTGTGAAATCTTCTGCGACGAGGTCCCAAAAAGCGCCGAG AACTTTTTAGCACTATGTGCTAGTGGCTACTATGATGGGACCATATTCCACAGAAATATTAAAGGTTTCATGATACAAGGTGGAGATCCAACAGGCACTGGCAAAGGGGGGACTAGTATATGGGGAAAGAAGTTCAATGATGAGATAAGGGAGTCTCTCAAG CACAATGCAAGAGGAATACTATCAATGGCAAATAGCGGGCCTAATACTAATGGAAGCCAGTTCTTCATAAGTTATGCAAAACAGCCACATCTGAATGGATTATACACTGTGTTTGGCAAAGTAATTCATGGCTTTGAAGTTCTGGACCTAATGGAAAAG GACAATGTTATTTACTGGTATTTGTGCTGTTACAGACTCAAACAGGACCAGGAGATCGACCTCTTGCAGAGATCCGGCTAA
- the LOC107423716 gene encoding peptidyl-prolyl cis-trans isomerase CYP18-1 isoform X1, giving the protein MSVTLHTNLGDIKCEIFCDEVPKSAENFLALCASGYYDGTIFHRNIKGFMIQGGDPTGTGKGGTSIWGKKFNDEIRESLKHNARGILSMANSGPNTNGSQFFISYAKQPHLNGLYTVFGKVIHGFEVLDLMEKTQTGPGDRPLAEIRLNRVTIHANPLAG; this is encoded by the exons ATG tCGGTGACTCTGCATACAAATCTTGGCGATATCAAGTGTGAAATCTTCTGCGACGAGGTCCCAAAAAGCGCCGAG AACTTTTTAGCACTATGTGCTAGTGGCTACTATGATGGGACCATATTCCACAGAAATATTAAAGGTTTCATGATACAAGGTGGAGATCCAACAGGCACTGGCAAAGGGGGGACTAGTATATGGGGAAAGAAGTTCAATGATGAGATAAGGGAGTCTCTCAAG CACAATGCAAGAGGAATACTATCAATGGCAAATAGCGGGCCTAATACTAATGGAAGCCAGTTCTTCATAAGTTATGCAAAACAGCCACATCTGAATGGATTATACACTGTGTTTGGCAAAGTAATTCATGGCTTTGAAGTTCTGGACCTAATGGAAAAG ACTCAAACAGGACCAGGAGATCGACCTCTTGCAGAGATCCGGCTAAATCGAGTGACAATACATGCTAACCCGCTTGCCGGCTAG